A region from the Halobellus litoreus genome encodes:
- the pyrE gene encoding orotate phosphoribosyltransferase produces MTNEELIAALRDADAVKFGEFELSHGGTSEYYVDKYLFETDPGCLRLIAEAFAEKLDGEKLAGVALGAVPLVAVTSVETDSPYVIARKQAKEYGTGNRIEGRLAEGEKVVVLEDIATTGKSALDAVEALRDAGATVDRVLVVVDRQEGARERLADADVELDALVTAEDLLEDAS; encoded by the coding sequence ATGACGAACGAGGAACTTATCGCGGCGCTACGCGACGCCGACGCGGTCAAGTTCGGGGAGTTCGAGCTCTCTCACGGCGGCACCTCCGAGTACTACGTCGACAAGTACCTCTTCGAGACCGACCCGGGCTGCCTCCGTCTGATCGCCGAGGCGTTCGCGGAGAAGTTGGACGGCGAGAAACTCGCCGGCGTCGCGCTCGGGGCGGTCCCGCTCGTCGCCGTCACGAGCGTCGAAACCGACTCCCCGTACGTGATCGCTCGAAAGCAGGCCAAAGAGTACGGGACAGGGAACCGCATCGAGGGCCGCCTCGCCGAGGGCGAGAAAGTCGTCGTTCTCGAAGACATCGCGACGACCGGGAAGAGCGCGCTCGACGCTGTCGAGGCGCTTCGCGACGCCGGCGCGACGGTCGACCGGGTCCTCGTCGTCGTCGACCGTCAGGAGGGCGCGCGCGAGCGACTCGCCGACGCCGACGTCGAACTCGACGCGCTCGTGACTGCCGAGGACCTCCTCGAAGACGCGTCCTGA
- a CDS encoding NADPH-dependent FMN reductase, which translates to MTDGPHVVAVCGSLREASRTRRALSHALDGVRESGGSGELVDLRQFDLPMYDPDVDDQADGHELRVRLRAADAVILGTPMYHGSYSNVVKNALDYCGFDEFEGKTVGLLAVAGGSFPVTALEHLRSVCRALDAWVVPHQVAVPRASGAIDEDGTFDDEGLAERVRVLGRRVVQYADIGPDPASFESEHNAGA; encoded by the coding sequence ATGACCGACGGACCACACGTCGTCGCCGTCTGTGGCAGTTTACGCGAGGCAAGCCGGACTCGACGTGCGCTTTCCCACGCCCTCGACGGCGTTCGGGAATCCGGTGGAAGTGGGGAACTGGTCGATCTCCGGCAGTTCGATCTGCCGATGTACGACCCCGACGTTGACGATCAGGCCGATGGCCACGAACTCCGGGTCCGACTCCGAGCCGCCGACGCTGTCATTCTGGGGACGCCGATGTACCACGGATCCTACTCGAACGTCGTGAAGAACGCGCTCGACTACTGCGGGTTCGACGAGTTCGAGGGCAAGACCGTCGGTCTGCTGGCGGTCGCCGGGGGATCGTTCCCCGTGACGGCGCTCGAACACCTGCGCTCGGTCTGTCGGGCCCTCGACGCCTGGGTCGTCCCGCACCAGGTCGCGGTCCCCCGCGCCTCCGGGGCCATCGACGAGGACGGGACGTTCGACGACGAGGGGCTCGCCGAGCGGGTTCGGGTCCTCGGGCGGAGGGTCGTCCAGTACGCCGACATCGGGCCCGATCCGGCTTCCTTCGAGAGTGAGCATAACGCGGGCGCGTGA
- a CDS encoding helix-turn-helix transcriptional regulator gives MNTPLEDIEFLARSDHRVNALGALSVGPQKRGDLRVATGASNATVGRILSEFETRTWVHRDGDQYELTSLGEFIADGFFDLVERFEIEQSIRGVWRWFPTQLGFTLEMFSGVTVTRPNESNPYSPNNRYIELVEASTTLREMGRVPLKPENVRAVFEQAVDGTAVELVFDEESLRYMLGREPELANEALASGNLVLLTHGDLPGGLALFDDCVGTCCRDYETGISRAILDTDAPEALEHARVVFDAYRRDAVPFEAEALTAR, from the coding sequence ATGAATACGCCGCTCGAAGACATCGAATTCCTCGCACGTTCGGACCACCGCGTGAACGCGCTCGGTGCACTGAGCGTGGGGCCCCAGAAGCGGGGCGATCTTCGAGTAGCAACCGGGGCCTCGAACGCTACCGTCGGTCGCATTCTCTCCGAGTTCGAGACCCGAACCTGGGTGCACCGTGACGGGGATCAGTACGAGTTGACGTCACTCGGCGAGTTCATCGCCGACGGGTTCTTCGACCTGGTCGAGCGATTCGAAATCGAGCAGTCGATTCGTGGTGTCTGGCGGTGGTTCCCCACGCAACTCGGATTCACCCTCGAGATGTTCTCCGGAGTAACGGTTACCCGTCCGAACGAGAGCAACCCCTACTCTCCGAACAACCGCTACATCGAGCTCGTCGAAGCATCTACCACGCTCCGGGAGATGGGACGGGTCCCGCTCAAGCCGGAGAACGTCAGGGCGGTGTTCGAACAGGCTGTCGACGGAACAGCGGTTGAACTGGTATTCGACGAGGAGAGCCTGAGGTATATGTTGGGGAGAGAACCGGAGTTGGCGAACGAGGCACTCGCCAGTGGGAATCTCGTTCTTCTGACCCACGGCGACCTCCCGGGGGGACTGGCTCTCTTCGACGATTGCGTTGGGACGTGCTGTCGGGACTACGAGACCGGCATCTCGCGGGCCATTCTCGACACCGACGCGCCCGAGGCACTCGAACACGCACGGGTGGTTTTCGACGCGTATCGGCGAGACGCGGTCCCGTTCGAAGCGGAGGCGCTCACGGCGCGTTGA
- a CDS encoding FAD-binding oxidoreductase encodes MAITANQPLADDEIDALTTGFRGDVLSPTDEGYDEARSVWNAMTDRHPAVVVRPLGAADVVAAVQFARKQHLEISIRGGGHHVAGHAVTDGGLMIDCSAMKSVRVDPETKRAWVEPGALLHDVDVETQAHGLVLPGGFISLVGIAGLTLGGGFGYLSRSLGLTIDNLRTVELVTADGEFVTASESENPGLFWALRGGGGNFGVVTAFEFDLHDLEPTVLAGPIVYDFADAPEVMAEVAEALRAGPDEIGCVMGIRKAPPAPFLPEEVHGQLVLIVTVMYGGDVAAGEAALAPIRAIGSPVADAVGPKPYAAFQTMFDAAAGLGARNYWKTHYLAEMSRAAIDVVCDRATDIASPETAVSMMALGGEIARQPADATPYRHRDAEWFVVVQARWREADEDESHIEWARGLFDALEPHATGGVYLNATSPDEGETSVRDALGEETYDRLAAVKARWDPENVFHLNPNVRPAA; translated from the coding sequence ATGGCTATAACAGCAAACCAACCGTTGGCTGACGACGAGATCGACGCCCTCACGACTGGATTCAGGGGTGACGTACTATCCCCGACTGACGAGGGATACGACGAGGCCCGGTCCGTGTGGAACGCGATGACCGACAGGCACCCGGCGGTCGTCGTCCGTCCGCTCGGGGCGGCCGACGTGGTGGCCGCGGTCCAGTTCGCTCGGAAACAGCACCTCGAAATTTCCATCCGCGGCGGTGGACACCACGTGGCTGGCCACGCCGTCACGGACGGCGGGCTAATGATCGACTGCTCGGCGATGAAGTCGGTTCGCGTCGATCCCGAGACTAAACGGGCATGGGTCGAGCCCGGTGCACTCCTCCACGACGTGGACGTCGAAACCCAGGCCCACGGGCTCGTCCTTCCCGGTGGCTTCATCTCCCTGGTCGGGATTGCCGGCCTGACGCTGGGCGGCGGGTTCGGCTATCTATCGCGCTCGCTCGGGCTGACGATCGACAACCTTCGGACGGTCGAACTGGTGACCGCCGATGGGGAGTTCGTCACCGCGAGCGAGAGCGAGAACCCCGGCCTGTTCTGGGCGCTCCGCGGTGGCGGGGGCAACTTCGGCGTCGTGACGGCGTTCGAGTTCGATCTCCACGACCTCGAGCCGACCGTTCTGGCGGGCCCCATCGTCTACGACTTCGCGGACGCTCCGGAGGTGATGGCCGAAGTTGCCGAGGCTCTCAGAGCCGGTCCTGACGAAATCGGGTGCGTGATGGGGATCCGGAAAGCACCACCTGCTCCCTTCCTGCCCGAGGAGGTACACGGCCAGCTCGTACTCATAGTGACCGTGATGTACGGCGGTGACGTGGCCGCAGGCGAGGCAGCGCTCGCTCCGATCCGCGCGATCGGCTCACCCGTCGCCGACGCCGTCGGGCCGAAGCCGTACGCGGCGTTCCAGACGATGTTCGACGCGGCCGCCGGGCTCGGGGCGCGCAACTACTGGAAGACGCACTATCTCGCGGAGATGAGCCGAGCGGCCATCGATGTCGTCTGCGACCGTGCCACCGACATTGCCTCGCCCGAGACAGCCGTCAGTATGATGGCGCTCGGAGGCGAGATCGCCCGCCAGCCGGCCGACGCAACCCCGTATCGGCACCGCGATGCGGAGTGGTTCGTGGTCGTGCAGGCCCGCTGGCGCGAGGCCGACGAGGACGAGAGCCACATCGAATGGGCCCGAGGCCTCTTCGACGCTCTCGAACCGCACGCGACCGGTGGCGTGTACCTCAACGCCACCAGTCCGGACGAAGGAGAGACGAGCGTTCGCGATGCCCTCGGTGAGGAGACGTACGACCGGCTTGCGGCTGTCAAGGCGCGGTGGGATCCTGAGAACGTGTTCCACCTCAACCCGAACGTGCGGCCAGCAGCATAG
- a CDS encoding CDP-2,3-bis-(O-geranylgeranyl)-sn-glycerol synthase codes for MLDLVAVAFWAMLPAYVPNNAAVLAGGGAPIDGGRTMGGRRLLGDGKTWRGTAVGTLVGVLLAQGLNLLAPILSRTIGVDLPTFPLAAAVGLALGAMLGDIGASFLKRRTGRERGAAFPVVDQLDFVAGALVCTALFDLAWFTDIFTLPVVGVVVVLTPVLHVATNGIAYLLGLKDEPY; via the coding sequence ATGCTCGACCTCGTCGCCGTCGCGTTTTGGGCGATGCTTCCAGCGTACGTCCCGAACAACGCCGCAGTCCTCGCCGGCGGTGGCGCTCCCATCGACGGCGGCCGAACGATGGGCGGCCGCAGGCTCCTGGGCGACGGCAAGACGTGGCGCGGCACGGCCGTGGGGACGCTCGTCGGCGTGCTCCTCGCGCAGGGCCTGAATCTGCTCGCTCCGATCCTCTCTCGAACGATCGGCGTGGACCTCCCGACGTTTCCGCTCGCCGCGGCCGTCGGGCTCGCGCTCGGAGCGATGCTCGGCGACATCGGCGCGTCCTTCCTCAAACGACGGACGGGTCGCGAGCGCGGCGCTGCCTTCCCCGTCGTCGACCAACTCGACTTCGTCGCCGGCGCGCTCGTCTGTACCGCGCTCTTCGACCTCGCGTGGTTCACCGATATCTTCACCCTCCCGGTCGTCGGGGTCGTCGTCGTCCTCACGCCCGTGCTCCACGTCGCGACCAACGGTATCGCGTACCTCCTGGGGCTGAAAGACGAACCGTACTAG
- a CDS encoding DUF502 domain-containing protein codes for MSSWRRDFASGLIVLTPILVILLVLNYLYSRIVDLPVIRRLEEPLGFVVAVVVFVMLVLSIGYLMRTTVGRLFETYLDGAMNRVPLIRVLYNASKLAVETAVSGTDDLQKPVKVEPWQGMRMTAFKTGKTTEDGRVVLFMPTAPNITTGFVMEVEPEDLTETEESVEEALTRVLSAGFGEEERTSPIEIDARTED; via the coding sequence ATGTCCTCCTGGAGGAGAGATTTCGCAAGCGGACTAATCGTGCTAACGCCGATCCTCGTCATTCTACTCGTCCTCAACTACCTGTACTCGAGAATCGTCGACCTGCCCGTCATTCGTCGACTGGAGGAACCGCTCGGGTTCGTCGTCGCCGTCGTCGTCTTCGTGATGCTCGTCCTCTCGATCGGCTATCTGATGCGGACGACGGTCGGCCGACTGTTCGAGACGTACCTCGACGGGGCGATGAATCGCGTCCCGCTCATCCGCGTCCTCTACAACGCCTCGAAACTCGCGGTCGAGACCGCGGTCTCCGGCACCGACGACCTCCAGAAGCCGGTGAAGGTCGAACCGTGGCAAGGGATGCGGATGACGGCGTTCAAAACCGGGAAGACGACCGAGGACGGGCGAGTGGTGCTGTTCATGCCGACCGCGCCGAACATCACGACGGGGTTCGTGATGGAGGTCGAACCGGAAGATCTGACCGAGACCGAGGAGAGCGTCGAGGAGGCGCTGACGCGCGTGTTATCCGCTGGATTCGGCGAGGAGGAGCGGACGTCGCCGATCGAGATCGACGCGCGAACCGAAGATTGA
- a CDS encoding branched-chain amino acid transaminase has protein sequence MGFDEMDVDTIWQDGSFVDWDDATVHVLTHGLHYGSGIFEGVRCYDTENGPAIFRWEEHLDRFYQSGQPYDMELPYSREELTEATLELLRREGLESCYIRPVAFYGYGSLGVSPKDNPVNVAIAAWPWGAYLGEEALERGVEVMISSWRKHASSQIPTNAKTTGLYVNSLLAGEEARRNGYTEAIVLNKEGNVAEGPGENIFLVRDGEIYTPGLSESILDGITRNSVIELARERGYTVHDRATISRGELNTADELFFTGTAAEVTPIRKVDNVVIGNGSRGPVTEELQQAFFDLVERRTDAHDEWFTYV, from the coding sequence ATGGGATTTGACGAGATGGACGTCGACACGATCTGGCAGGACGGCTCGTTCGTCGACTGGGACGACGCGACGGTTCACGTTCTCACGCACGGTCTCCACTACGGTTCGGGTATCTTCGAGGGCGTCCGCTGTTACGACACCGAGAACGGTCCGGCGATCTTCCGCTGGGAGGAACACCTCGACCGGTTCTACCAGTCGGGACAGCCCTACGATATGGAGTTGCCCTACTCGCGTGAGGAACTCACCGAGGCGACGCTCGAACTGCTCCGCCGGGAAGGGCTGGAGTCCTGTTACATCCGCCCGGTCGCGTTCTACGGCTACGGCTCGCTCGGCGTCAGTCCGAAGGACAACCCCGTCAACGTCGCGATCGCGGCGTGGCCGTGGGGCGCGTACCTCGGCGAGGAGGCGCTCGAACGCGGCGTCGAGGTGATGATCTCCTCGTGGCGCAAGCACGCCTCCAGTCAGATTCCGACGAACGCGAAGACGACCGGGCTGTACGTCAACTCGCTGCTGGCGGGCGAGGAGGCCCGTCGCAACGGCTACACCGAGGCGATCGTCCTGAACAAGGAGGGCAACGTCGCCGAGGGCCCCGGCGAGAACATCTTCCTCGTCCGCGACGGCGAGATCTACACGCCCGGCCTCTCCGAGAGCATCCTCGACGGCATCACGCGCAACAGCGTGATCGAACTCGCCCGCGAGCGCGGCTACACCGTCCACGACCGCGCCACTATCTCTCGCGGCGAACTCAACACCGCCGACGAACTGTTCTTCACCGGCACGGCCGCCGAAGTCACGCCGATCCGGAAGGTCGACAACGTCGTCATCGGCAATGGTTCGCGCGGCCCCGTCACCGAAGAGCTCCAACAGGCGTTCTTCGACCTCGTCGAGCGGCGGACCGACGCCCACGACGAGTGGTTCACGTACGTCTAG
- the ribB gene encoding 3,4-dihydroxy-2-butanone-4-phosphate synthase produces MTRTTTDVAPDGAAEGDAATEAEMGAENAVDRAIAAFRRGDPVLVHDAADREGETDIVYPAGAVDADAVVRLRSDAGGLVCTAVSDDVADAFGLPFLEDELDHPAAADHDLAYDDRSSFSLPVNHRETFTGITDDDRALTIRRLAAAASTARTPDSDYDASDFAADFRTPGHVHVLRGAPDLLADRRGHTELGLALADAADLPPAVVVCEMLDAESGGARTPTAALEYARRNDLVYVEGADILEHLG; encoded by the coding sequence ATGACCCGGACGACGACCGACGTCGCGCCCGACGGCGCCGCAGAGGGCGACGCGGCGACCGAGGCCGAGATGGGTGCCGAGAACGCGGTCGACCGCGCGATCGCCGCGTTCCGGCGGGGCGACCCGGTTCTCGTCCACGACGCCGCCGACCGGGAGGGCGAGACGGACATCGTCTACCCGGCGGGCGCCGTCGACGCCGACGCCGTGGTCCGGCTCCGGAGCGACGCGGGCGGACTGGTCTGTACGGCCGTCTCCGACGACGTCGCGGACGCGTTCGGCCTCCCCTTCCTCGAGGACGAACTCGACCACCCGGCGGCCGCCGATCACGACCTCGCCTACGACGACCGCTCGTCGTTCTCCCTGCCCGTGAACCACCGCGAGACGTTCACCGGGATCACCGACGACGACCGCGCGCTCACGATCCGTCGCCTCGCGGCGGCCGCGTCGACGGCACGGACCCCCGACAGCGACTACGACGCCTCGGACTTCGCCGCCGACTTCCGCACGCCGGGGCACGTCCACGTCCTCCGCGGCGCACCGGACCTGCTCGCGGACCGCCGCGGCCACACCGAACTCGGCCTCGCACTCGCCGACGCCGCGGACCTCCCGCCCGCGGTCGTCGTTTGCGAAATGCTCGACGCCGAATCTGGCGGCGCTCGGACGCCGACCGCCGCGCTCGAATACGCCCGCCGGAACGACCTCGTCTACGTCGAGGGCGCGGACATCCTCGAACACCTGGGCTGA
- a CDS encoding CTP-dependent riboflavin kinase gives MSESAVSAVGHDELAALKFVALEGARSGPVKISCSDLAGRLDASNQTASRRLQRLEQAGHVDRDVVADGQWVSLTESGEAALHREYAHYRRIFEGTDPSTVELDGTITSGMGEGRHYISLSGYMEQFEERLGYEPFPGTLNVDLDEESVRSRAAVSSLSGVPIDGWEDEERTFGPATCYAATVEYDGDAAETAHIIVPERTHHDETQLEVIAPVRLRDALGLEDGDVVTVSVEAVR, from the coding sequence GAGGGCGCGCGGTCCGGCCCCGTGAAAATCTCCTGCTCGGACCTCGCCGGCCGGCTCGACGCGTCGAACCAGACCGCATCGAGACGCCTCCAGCGACTCGAACAGGCGGGCCACGTCGACCGCGACGTCGTCGCCGACGGGCAGTGGGTCTCGCTGACCGAGTCGGGCGAGGCGGCGCTCCACCGCGAGTACGCCCACTACCGGCGCATCTTCGAGGGAACGGACCCATCGACGGTCGAACTCGACGGGACCATCACGAGCGGGATGGGCGAGGGCCGCCACTACATCTCCCTCTCGGGCTATATGGAGCAGTTTGAGGAACGACTCGGGTACGAACCGTTCCCCGGGACCCTCAACGTCGATCTCGACGAGGAGAGCGTCCGGTCGCGGGCGGCCGTCTCGTCGCTCTCGGGCGTCCCCATCGACGGCTGGGAGGACGAGGAGCGGACGTTCGGCCCGGCGACGTGTTACGCCGCGACCGTCGAGTACGACGGTGACGCCGCGGAGACGGCGCACATCATCGTCCCCGAGCGCACCCATCACGACGAGACGCAACTGGAGGTCATCGCGCCGGTTCGGCTCCGCGACGCGCTCGGCTTGGAGGACGGCGACGTCGTCACGGTCAGCGTGGAGGCGGTTCGATGA